One stretch of Ictalurus punctatus breed USDA103 chromosome 5, Coco_2.0, whole genome shotgun sequence DNA includes these proteins:
- the tubb2b gene encoding tubulin beta-2b chain has translation MREIVHLQAGQCGNQIGAKFWEVISDEHGIDPTGTYHGDSDLQLDRINVYYNEASGGKYVPRAVLVDLEPGTMDSVRSGPFGQIFRPDNFVFGQSGAGNNWAKGHYTEGAELVDSVLDVVRKEAESCDCLQGFQLTHSLGGGTGSGMGTLLISKIREEYPDRIMTTFSVVPSPKVSDTVVEPYNATLSVHQLVENTDETFCIDNEALYDICFRTLKLTTPSYGDLNHLVSATMSGVTTCLRFPGQLNADLRKLAVNMVPFPRLHFFMPGFAPLTSRGSQQYRSLTVPELTQQMFDSKNMMAACDPRHGRYLTVAAIFRGRMSMKEVDEQMLNVQNKNSSYFVEWIPNNVKTAVCDIPPRGLKMAATFIGNSTAIQELFKRISEQFTAMFRRKAFLHWYTGEGMDEMEFTEAESNMNDLVSEYQQYQDATAEEEGEFEEEGEEELA, from the exons ATGAGGGAAATCGTGCATCTTCAGGCTGGTCAGTGCGGTAACCAGATCGGAGCCAAg TTCTGGGAGGTTATTAGTGATGAGCATGGTATCGACCCAACTGGCACCTACCATGGAGACAGTGATCTCCAGCTGGACAGGATCAACGTCTACTACAATGAGGCATCAG GTGGTAAATATGTGCCCCGTGCTGTGCTGGTCGACTTGGAGCCTGGTACCATGGACTCCGTGAGGTCTGGACCTTTTGGTCAGATCTTCAGACCTGACAACTTTGTTTTTG GTCAGAGTGGTGCTGGAAACAACTGGGCCAAGGGCCACTACACTGAGGGAGCTGAGCTTGTTGACTCTGTGTTGGATGTGGTGCGTAAGGAGGCTGAGAGCTGTGACTGCCTGCAGGGCTTCCAGCTCACCCACTCCCTGGGTGGAGGTACTGGCTCAGGCATGGGCACACTGCTCATCAGCAAGATCCGTGAAGAATATCCCGACCGTATCATGACCACGTTCAGCGTGGTGCCGTCTCCCAAAGTGTCCGACACTGTCGTAGAGCCCTACAACGCCACGTTGTCTGTGCACCAGCTGGTCGAAAACACAGATGAGACCTTTTGCATCGACAACGAAGCTCTCTATGATATCTGCTTCCGCACGCTGAAGCTCACGACACCCTCATATGGTGACCTCAACCACCTCGTGTCTGCCACCATGAGCGGTGTCACTACCTGTCTCCGTTTCCCTGGCCAGCTCAATGCAGATTTGCGCAAACTGGCTGTCAACATGGTGCCCTTCCCACGTCTGCATTTCTTCATGCCTGGTTTTGCCCCACTGACCAGCAGGGGAAGCCAGCAGTACCGCTCACTCACGGTACCCGAGCTGACACAGCAGATGTTCGACTCCAAGAACATGATGGCCGCCTGCGACCCACGCCATGGCCGCTACCTCACCGTCGCTGCCATCTTCCGTGGCCGCATGTCCATGAAGGAAGTTGACGAGCAGATGCTGAACGTGCAGAACAAGAACAGCAGCTACTTCGTCGAGTGGATCCCCAACAATGTCAAGACCGCCGTATGCGACATCCCACCACGTGGCCTCAAGATGGCTGCCACCTTCATCGGCAACAGCACGGCCATCCAGGAGCTCTTCAAGCGAATCTCTGAGCAGTTTACTGCCATGTTCAGGCGCAAAGCTTTCCTGCACTGGTACACCGGCGAGGGTATGGATGAGATGGAGTTCACCGAAGCCGAGAGCAACATGAACGACCTGGTGTCCGAGTACCAGCAGTACCAAGACGCCACGGCTGAGGAAGAAGGGGAGTTTGAAGAGGAAGGGGAGGAGGAGCTTGCGTAA
- the bcl2l16 gene encoding BCL2 like 16: MGLIDKPLIGQGLSSPDPLVREAYLMVYDYINYVTAKPGTPLGPAPSQASAALRHAGDELLQRFPIFFRRWPRVFRDVTEETACSTLLSILDEHFSQTRRGDLAWSAVLSVFVLAGQMALHCQQNGMDRVLPQLQQSAGNYVERIICPAIRDKGGWSGFVARFGEKQTLEGQIKKVCCWSLLTLSMGILAYFLWKRRII; this comes from the exons ATGGGTCTAATAGATAAGCCTTTGATTGGCCAGGGCCTTTCCAGCCCTGATCCACTGGTTCGAGAGGCCTACTTGATGGTCTATGATTATATTAACTATGTAACAGCCAAACCAGGCACACCGCTAGGCCCGGCACCCTCTCAAGCCTCAGCAGCATTGCGTCACGCAGGAGACGAGCTCCTCCAGCGCTTCCCGATCTTCTTCCGTCGCTGGCCACGGGTCTTCCGGGACGTGACAGAGGAGACAGCATGTTCTACGCTGTTGTCCATCCTGGACGAGCACTTCTCTCAGACGAGGCGCGGGGACCTGGCCTGGAGCGCCgtcctctctgtgtttgtgcttGCTGGTCAGATGGCACTGCACTGCCAGCAGAATGGCATGGATAGAGTTCTGCCCCAGCTCCAGCAGTCTGCAGGCAACTATGTTGAGAGAATTATCTGTCCTGCGATCAGAGACAAGGGAGGATGG TCAGGTTTTGTGGCTCGCTTTGGGGAGAAGCAGACTTTGGAAGGACAGATAAAGAAGGTGTGCTGCTGGAGTTTGCTAACACTGAGCATGGGGATCCTCGCCTACTTCCTGTGGAAAAGAAGAATCATTTAG